The following proteins are co-located in the Imtechella halotolerans genome:
- the uraH gene encoding hydroxyisourate hydrolase: protein MILKKTIVLSLLSVFIFSIHSAIAQEKVYQLSSHILDITAGQPASGVDIDLYKLDKTGEWSLVDKKQTDKNGRVSTFLENIENRTNMGIYKLRFNTEPYFNIQNKETFYPFIEVVFEISDSSHYHVPITLTPFGYSTYRGN, encoded by the coding sequence ATGATCCTAAAAAAAACAATCGTATTAAGTCTTTTATCCGTTTTCATTTTTTCTATTCATTCAGCTATTGCCCAAGAAAAAGTGTACCAATTATCGAGTCACATTTTAGACATTACAGCAGGTCAGCCTGCATCAGGGGTTGACATTGATTTATATAAACTCGATAAAACGGGAGAATGGTCTCTTGTAGATAAAAAACAAACCGATAAAAACGGTCGTGTATCTACCTTTCTTGAGAACATAGAAAATAGAACAAATATGGGAATCTATAAATTAAGATTTAATACCGAACCCTATTTCAATATTCAAAATAAGGAAACCTTTTATCCCTTTATTGAAGTGGTATTTGAAATTTCTGATTCCAGTCACTATCATGTACCCATAACATTAACACCATTTGGTTATTCCACCTACAGAGGAAATTAG